A window of Nitrosopumilus sp. b3 contains these coding sequences:
- a CDS encoding succinate dehydrogenase, whose amino-acid sequence MTRDEHKEGIKGMANPGRYGIERVAYWLMRLSGLGLLAYFVAHIYETSNILRGQVGWDEFLELTQTTEGHVFLAIVIAMCVFHTVNGIRVMLGHGGVGVGKPARPDYPYDPASQNYRHKIGIYSAIVLAAIAMMYGLAVMFGE is encoded by the coding sequence ATGACGCGAGACGAACATAAAGAAGGAATCAAAGGGATGGCTAATCCTGGCCGATATGGGATTGAACGAGTAGCTTATTGGTTAATGCGATTAAGTGGATTGGGGCTTTTAGCATATTTTGTAGCTCACATTTATGAAACAAGTAATATTTTGAGAGGTCAAGTTGGATGGGATGAATTTCTAGAATTAACTCAAACTACTGAAGGACATGTTTTCTTGGCAATTGTAATTGCTATGTGTGTATTTCATACTGTTAATGGAATTAGAGTGATGTTGGGACATGGTGGTGTTGGTGTAGGAAAACCTGCAAGACCTGATTACCCATATGATCCAGCATCACAAAACTACAGACACAAAATTGGTATCTACTCTGCAATAGTTCTTGCTGCAATTGCTATGATGTATGGATTAGCTGTAATGTTTGGTGAATAA